One segment of Dolichospermum sp. DET69 DNA contains the following:
- a CDS encoding PD-(D/E)XK nuclease family transposase, which translates to MSAKYFNPYTDFGFKKLFGEEGSKDLLIDFLNQLLPIHHQIQQLTFKNPENLADTIAERKAIFDIYCESKTGDKFIVEMQKAKIKHFKDRALFYSTFPIREQSEKGDWNFFLLPVYFIAILDFEYDENTTSKFRRDVCLKDQDGDIFFDKLNFKFLQMPLFNKQEDELITHFDKWLYFLKNLETFNHIPVILNEPIFQKGFEIAEISHLNVEQYEQYKKSLVQYLEVKNVFDTAFEEGEKVGIEKGIEKGIEKVAKALKEQNIAIEIIAESTGLSYEAIKRI; encoded by the coding sequence ATGTCCGCAAAATACTTTAATCCTTATACAGATTTTGGCTTTAAGAAACTGTTCGGTGAAGAGGGTAGTAAAGATTTACTCATTGATTTTCTCAACCAACTTCTACCAATACATCATCAAATTCAACAATTAACCTTTAAAAATCCGGAAAATCTAGCCGATACTATAGCAGAACGTAAAGCCATATTTGATATTTACTGCGAAAGTAAAACTGGTGATAAGTTTATTGTGGAAATGCAAAAAGCAAAAATCAAACATTTCAAAGATAGAGCCTTATTCTATTCCACATTCCCCATTCGTGAACAATCAGAAAAAGGCGATTGGAATTTCTTTTTACTACCCGTCTATTTTATCGCCATTTTAGATTTCGAGTATGATGAAAATACAACATCTAAATTTAGGCGCGATGTATGTCTAAAAGATCAAGATGGTGATATTTTCTTTGATAAGTTAAACTTTAAATTTTTACAAATGCCATTATTTAATAAACAAGAAGATGAATTAATAACGCATTTTGATAAATGGCTGTATTTTTTGAAGAACTTAGAAACTTTTAATCATATACCCGTGATATTAAATGAACCAATATTTCAGAAAGGGTTTGAAATAGCGGAAATATCTCACTTAAATGTGGAGCAGTATGAACAATATAAGAAGAGTTTAGTGCAGTATCTAGAAGTGAAAAATGTATTTGATACAGCCTTTGAAGAAGGTGAGAAGGTCGGTATTGAGAAGGGTATTGAGAAGGGTATTGAGAAGGTTGCCAAAGCATTGAAAGAGCAAAATATAGCTATAGAAATTATTGCAGAATCAACTGGTTTATCTTATGAAGCTATTAAAAGAATTTGA
- a CDS encoding PD-(D/E)XK nuclease family transposase: protein MSAKYFNPYTDFGFKKLFGEEGSKDLLIDFLNQLLPIHHQIQQLTFKNPENLADTIAERKAIFDIYCESKTGDKFIVEMQKAKIKHFKDRALFYSTFPIREQSEKGDWNFFLLPVYFIAILDFEYDENTTSKFRRDVCLKDQDGDIFFDKLNFKFLQMPLFNKQENELITHFDKWLYFLKNLETFNHIPVILNEPIFQKGFEIAEISHLNVEQYEQYKKSLVQYLEVKNVFDTAFEEGEKVGIEKGIEKGIEKGIEKVAKALKEQNIAIEIIAESTGLSYEAIKRI from the coding sequence ATGTCCGCAAAATACTTTAATCCTTATACAGATTTTGGCTTTAAGAAACTGTTCGGTGAAGAGGGTAGTAAAGATTTACTCATTGATTTTCTCAACCAACTTCTACCAATACATCATCAAATTCAACAATTAACCTTTAAAAATCCGGAAAATCTAGCCGATACTATAGCAGAACGTAAAGCCATATTTGATATTTACTGCGAAAGTAAAACTGGTGATAAGTTTATTGTGGAAATGCAAAAAGCAAAAATCAAGCATTTCAAAGATAGAGCCTTATTCTATTCCACATTCCCCATTCGTGAACAATCAGAAAAAGGCGATTGGAATTTCTTTTTACTACCCGTCTATTTTATCGCCATTTTAGATTTCGAGTATGACGAAAATACAACATCTAAATTTAGGCGTGATGTATGTCTAAAAGATCAAGATGGTGATATTTTCTTTGATAAGTTAAACTTTAAATTTTTACAAATGCCATTATTTAATAAACAAGAAAATGAATTAATAACGCATTTTGATAAATGGCTGTATTTTTTGAAGAACTTAGAAACTTTTAATCATATACCCGTGATATTAAATGAACCAATATTTCAGAAAGGGTTTGAAATAGCGGAAATATCTCACTTAAATGTGGAGCAGTATGAACAATATAAGAAGAGTCTAGTGCAGTATTTAGAAGTGAAAAATGTATTTGATACAGCCTTTGAAGAAGGTGAGAAGGTCGGTATTGAGAAGGGTATTGAGAAGGGTATTGAGAAGGGCATTGAGAAGGTTGCCAAAGCATTGAAAGAGCAAAATATAGCTATAGAAATTATTGCAGAATCAACTGGTTTATCTTATGAAGCTATTAAAAGAATTTGA
- a CDS encoding PD-(D/E)XK nuclease family transposase, whose amino-acid sequence MAAKYFNPYTDFGFKKLFGEEGSKDLLIDFLNQLLPIHHQIQQLTFKNPENLADTIAERKAIFDIYCESKTGDKFIVEMQKAKIKHFKDRALFYSTFPIREQSEKGDWNFFLLPVYFIAILDFEYDENTTSKFRRDVCLKDQDGDIFFDKLNFKFLQMPLFNKQENELITHFDKWLYFLKNLETFNHIPVILNEPIFQKGFEIAEISHLNVEQYEQYKKSLVQYLEVKNVFDTAFEEGEKVGIEKGIEKVAKALKEQNIAIEIIAESTGLSYEAIKRI is encoded by the coding sequence ATGGCTGCAAAATACTTTAATCCTTATACAGATTTTGGCTTTAAGAAACTGTTCGGAGAAGAAGGCAGTAAAGATCTACTCATTGATTTTCTCAACCAACTTCTACCAATACATCATCAAATTCAACAATTAACCTTTAAAAATCCGGAAAATCTAGCTGATACCATAGCAGAACGTAAAGCCATATTTGATATTTATTGCGAAAGTAAAACTGGTGATAAGTTTATTGTGGAAATGCAAAAAGCAAAAATCAAGCATTTCAAAGATAGAGCCTTATTCTATTCCACATTCCCCATTCGTGAACAATCAGAAAAAGGCGATTGGAATTTCTTTTTACTACCTGTCTATTTTATCGCCATTTTAGATTTTGAGTATGACGAAAATACAACATCTAAATTTAGGCGCGATGTATGTCTAAAAGATCAAGATGGTGATATTTTCTTTGATAAGTTAAATTTTAAATTTTTACAAATGCCATTATTTAATAAACAAGAAAATGAATTAATAACGCATTTTGATAAATGGCTGTATTTTTTGAAGAACTTAGAAACTTTTAATCATATACCCGTGATATTAAATGAACCAATATTTCAGAAAGGGTTTGAAATAGCGGAAATATCTCACTTAAATGTGGAGCAGTATGAACAATATAAGAAGAGTTTAGTCCAGTATTTAGAAGTGAAAAATGTATTTGATACAGCCTTTGAAGAAGGTGAGAAGGTCGGTATTGAGAAGGGTATTGAGAAGGTTGCCAAAGCATTGAAAGAGCAAAATATAGCTATAGAAATTATTGCAGAATCAACTGGTTTATCTTATGAAGCTATTAAAAGAATTTGA
- a CDS encoding PD-(D/E)XK nuclease family transposase: MSAKYFNPYTDFGFKKLFGEEGSKDLLMDFLNQLLPIHHQIQQLTFKNPENLADTIAERKAIFDIYCESKTGDKFIVEMQKAKIKHFKDRALFYSTFPIREQSEKGDWNFFLLPVYFIAILDFEYDENTTSKFRRDVCLKDQDGDIFFDKLNFKFLQMPLFNKQENELITHFDKWLYFLKNLETFNHIPVILNEPIFQKGFEIAEISHLNVEQYEQYKKSLVQYLEVKNVFDTAFEEGEKAGIEKVAKALKEQNIAIEIIAESTGLSYETIKRI; encoded by the coding sequence ATGTCCGCAAAATACTTTAATCCTTATACAGATTTCGGTTTTAAGAAACTGTTCGGAGAAGAAGGCAGTAAAGATCTACTCATGGATTTTCTCAACCAACTTCTACCAATACATCATCAAATTCAACAATTAACCTTTAAAAATCCAGAAAATCTAGCTGATACCATAGCAGAACGTAAAGCCATATTTGATATTTACTGCGAAAGTAAAACTGGTGATAAGTTTATTGTGGAAATGCAAAAAGCAAAAATCAAGCATTTCAAAGATAGAGCCTTATTCTATTCCACATTCCCCATTCGTGAACAATCAGAAAAAGGCGATTGGAATTTCTTTTTACTACCCGTCTATTTTATCGCCATTTTAGATTTCGAGTATGACGAAAATACAACATCTAAATTTAGGCGCGATGTATGTCTAAAAGATCAAGATGGTGATATTTTCTTTGATAAGTTAAACTTTAAATTTTTACAAATGCCATTATTTAATAAACAAGAAAATGAATTAATAACGCATTTTGATAAATGGCTGTATTTTTTGAAGAACTTAGAAACTTTTAATCATATACCCGTGATATTAAATGAACCGATATTTCAGAAAGGGTTTGAAATAGCGGAAATATCTCACTTAAATGTGGAGCAGTATGAACAATATAAGAAGAGTCTAGTGCAGTATTTAGAAGTGAAAAATGTATTTGATACAGCCTTTGAAGAAGGTGAGAAGGCCGGTATTGAGAAGGTTGCCAAAGCATTGAAAGAGCAAAATATAGCTATAGAAATTATTGCAGAATCAACTGGCTTATCTTATGAAACTATTAAAAGAATTTGA
- a CDS encoding RecQ family ATP-dependent DNA helicase — protein MTSILKEQALFLLRQALNNPTANFRDGQWEAVEELLLNKSRLLVVQRTGWGKSLVYFLATRLLRDQGGGCTLLISPLLALMRNQITAAQRIGVKAETINSSNPDDWRFIETKLLANQVDILLISPERLANEDFRDNILLPLSQKIGLFVVDEAHCISDWGHDFRPDYRRIVRILQALPQNIPVLTTTATANNRVVDDIKTQLGENLRISRGDLTRKSLRLQNIYLPSQAARLAWLAQHLPQLPGSGIIYALTVRDAQRVADWLKTQDINAKAYYGDVDPEIRIGLEDELLNNKIKVLVATTALGMGFDKPDLGFVIHYQRPGSVVHYYQQVGRAGRAVETAYGILLNGDEDDEITNYFINTAFPPQRHTEEVLAVINSAENGISVNQIEQQINLSQGQINKVLKLLSLEFPTPVTKRNTNWYANPVNYQIDHQKIAEITQIRRNEQQRMADYMQSQKCLMAFLAAELDDPNPQECGKCAVCLGKPLLPENFSNELVNQAILYLRRSNQIIEPRKKWIKESLTNYGFSGNIKENLRAEEGRILSLWGDAGWGELVKKGKYRDNHFDDALVQATFEMIQRWKPQAFPTWVTCVPSLNRPELVPDFAKRLAEKLGLPFKPVVRKIRPTLLQKQMNNSYQQAHNLDGSFAIDYWEGMSGNVFLIDDIVDSRWTFTVIAALLRNARSGLVYPVALALNSLGQSD, from the coding sequence ATGACAAGCATACTCAAAGAACAAGCATTATTCCTTCTGCGTCAGGCTTTGAATAACCCAACTGCTAATTTTCGTGATGGACAATGGGAAGCTGTTGAAGAATTACTACTGAACAAATCGCGGTTACTCGTCGTTCAACGCACAGGTTGGGGAAAAAGTCTAGTTTATTTTTTAGCAACTCGCTTATTAAGAGATCAAGGTGGTGGTTGCACTCTTTTGATTTCCCCTCTCCTAGCATTAATGCGAAACCAAATTACAGCCGCACAACGCATTGGAGTAAAAGCCGAAACAATTAACTCTAGTAATCCAGATGATTGGAGATTTATAGAAACAAAGTTGTTAGCAAATCAAGTAGATATCCTTCTAATTTCCCCTGAAAGATTAGCTAATGAAGATTTTAGAGACAATATTCTTTTACCATTATCTCAAAAAATCGGGTTATTTGTAGTTGATGAAGCTCATTGTATTTCTGACTGGGGACATGATTTTCGTCCTGATTATCGCCGGATTGTGAGAATTTTACAAGCATTACCGCAAAATATTCCTGTTTTGACTACAACTGCTACAGCTAATAATCGAGTAGTTGATGATATTAAAACTCAATTGGGAGAAAATTTGCGTATTTCTAGAGGTGATTTAACTAGAAAAAGTTTGCGTTTACAAAACATTTATCTTCCCAGTCAAGCAGCAAGATTAGCTTGGTTAGCTCAACATCTGCCTCAATTACCTGGAAGTGGTATTATTTACGCATTAACTGTCCGTGATGCTCAACGAGTTGCTGATTGGTTAAAAACCCAAGATATTAATGCTAAAGCCTATTATGGGGATGTAGATCCTGAGATTCGCATAGGATTAGAAGACGAATTACTCAACAATAAAATTAAAGTATTGGTCGCAACAACAGCTTTAGGTATGGGTTTTGATAAACCAGATTTAGGCTTTGTCATTCATTACCAAAGACCTGGTTCTGTTGTCCACTATTATCAGCAAGTAGGACGAGCAGGTAGAGCGGTGGAAACAGCCTACGGTATTCTGTTAAACGGTGATGAAGATGATGAAATTACTAACTACTTCATTAATACAGCATTTCCTCCCCAAAGACATACAGAAGAAGTATTAGCTGTAATTAATTCTGCGGAAAATGGAATTTCTGTTAACCAAATAGAACAACAAATAAATCTTTCCCAAGGACAAATTAATAAAGTTTTGAAATTACTATCTTTGGAATTTCCCACACCAGTTACTAAGAGAAATACTAACTGGTATGCTAACCCAGTTAACTATCAAATTGATCATCAGAAAATTGCAGAAATAACCCAAATTCGCCGAAATGAACAACAGCGAATGGCAGATTATATGCAAAGTCAAAAATGCTTAATGGCTTTTTTAGCAGCAGAATTAGATGATCCAAATCCACAAGAATGTGGTAAATGTGCTGTATGTTTGGGTAAGCCATTATTGCCAGAAAATTTTTCCAATGAACTTGTAAATCAAGCAATTTTATATTTACGTCGTAGTAATCAAATTATTGAACCGCGCAAAAAGTGGATTAAAGAATCATTAACAAATTATGGCTTTTCTGGAAATATTAAAGAAAATTTAAGAGCAGAGGAGGGAAGAATCTTATCTCTCTGGGGTGATGCAGGTTGGGGAGAATTAGTCAAGAAAGGAAAATATCGAGATAATCATTTTGATGATGCACTTGTACAGGCTACTTTTGAGATGATTCAACGTTGGAAACCTCAAGCTTTTCCCACTTGGGTAACTTGTGTTCCTTCCTTAAATCGGCCAGAACTTGTACCTGATTTTGCGAAAAGACTTGCTGAAAAATTAGGTTTACCATTTAAACCTGTTGTCCGCAAAATTCGTCCAACACTGTTACAAAAACAGATGAATAACAGTTATCAACAAGCTCATAATTTAGATGGATCTTTTGCAATTGATTATTGGGAAGGAATGAGTGGTAATGTATTCTTAATTGATGATATAGTAGATTCCCGTTGGACTTTTACGGTCATTGCAGCACTTTTGCGTAATGCTAGAAGTGGATTAGTTTATCCTGTAGCATTAGCTCTTAATTCATTAGGTCAATCAGATTAG
- a CDS encoding addiction module protein, with product MDISVTLNEIKALSIADRIQIVQEILGSIAAEQAYPDLTAAQKRELDRRINDYEANPDDVMTWEEIKTSIRGK from the coding sequence ATGGACATCAGTGTAACTTTAAATGAAATCAAAGCCCTGAGTATTGCAGATAGAATTCAGATTGTACAAGAGATTTTAGGAAGTATAGCAGCAGAACAGGCTTATCCCGATTTAACAGCAGCGCAAAAACGAGAACTTGATCGTCGGATTAATGATTACGAAGCAAATCCAGATGATGTCATGACATGGGAGGAAATTAAAACTTCAATTAGAGGCAAATAA
- a CDS encoding GTP-binding protein, with protein sequence MPLSRIVTLIVGLIVILALTLWLIDSLSRLYWQLSYSPLLGNLLLLLLVLLIGGLIAAFVYYVLVLRKGEEKSRRQRPRVTAAQIPAAKSDAASSTLQAVRQQVAQIQDEVTRQALLSRTKEIEANLARGEIQVVVFGTGSAGKTSLVNAIMGRIVGEVNAPMGTTQVGETYCLRLKGLERKILITDTPGILEPGVAGTEREQLARALATEADLLLFVVDNDLRRSEYEPLRGLAEIGKRSLLVLNKTDLYTETDIESILARLRERVRGFIATNDVVAIAANPQIAQLETGETFQPEADIIPLLRRMASILRAEGEDLVADNILLQSLRLGEEARKLIDSQRRRQADKIVDRYQWIGAGVVSVTPLPMVDLLATAAVNAQMVVEIGRLYGCDLNMERGKELALSLGKTIAGLGIVKGAIELLSTALQLNVATFIVGRAIQGVTAAYLTRIAGKSFIEYFRHDQDWGDGGMTEVVQQQFQINRRDEFIKVFIQEAIAKVVKPLTDTFAEKEDHK encoded by the coding sequence ATGCCCTTATCCCGCATAGTTACACTGATTGTTGGCCTGATCGTCATTTTGGCGTTAACCCTATGGCTAATTGATTCTCTCTCCCGGCTTTACTGGCAGTTGTCCTATTCGCCATTGTTAGGTAATTTACTGTTATTACTGCTAGTTTTACTGATTGGTGGTTTAATTGCTGCTTTTGTTTATTATGTCTTGGTGCTGCGGAAAGGAGAGGAAAAATCCCGTCGGCAACGTCCCAGGGTGACTGCTGCCCAAATCCCTGCGGCTAAATCCGATGCAGCTTCTTCGACTTTGCAAGCTGTCCGTCAACAAGTAGCCCAAATTCAAGATGAAGTCACCCGTCAAGCTTTATTGAGTCGCACTAAGGAAATTGAGGCAAATTTAGCTAGAGGTGAGATTCAAGTTGTGGTTTTTGGCACAGGGAGTGCTGGAAAAACTTCTCTGGTCAATGCCATTATGGGGCGGATAGTTGGTGAAGTCAATGCGCCAATGGGAACAACTCAGGTAGGAGAAACCTATTGTTTACGCTTGAAGGGTTTGGAACGGAAAATATTAATTACTGATACTCCAGGGATTTTAGAACCAGGGGTAGCGGGTACGGAACGGGAACAACTGGCCAGGGCTTTAGCGACGGAAGCGGATTTATTGTTATTTGTGGTAGATAATGATTTACGCCGTTCTGAATATGAACCATTGCGGGGTTTAGCGGAAATTGGCAAGCGATCGCTTTTAGTTCTCAATAAAACAGATTTATACACAGAGACTGATATAGAATCCATCTTGGCCAGATTGCGGGAACGAGTTCGGGGTTTTATTGCTACTAATGATGTGGTAGCGATCGCTGCTAATCCCCAAATAGCACAATTAGAAACCGGCGAAACTTTCCAACCAGAAGCCGATATTATCCCCCTACTACGACGCATGGCTTCTATTTTACGCGCCGAAGGTGAAGACCTGGTAGCAGATAATATTCTCTTACAATCTCTGCGTTTAGGAGAAGAAGCCCGCAAACTGATAGACTCTCAGCGTCGCCGTCAAGCTGATAAAATTGTTGACCGTTATCAATGGATTGGTGCAGGCGTAGTTTCTGTCACCCCATTACCGATGGTAGACTTACTGGCAACCGCTGCCGTTAATGCCCAAATGGTCGTAGAAATTGGTAGACTCTACGGTTGTGATTTAAACATGGAACGGGGCAAGGAATTAGCCCTATCTTTAGGTAAAACCATTGCCGGGTTAGGTATCGTTAAAGGGGCAATTGAATTATTATCAACGGCTTTACAACTGAATGTGGCTACTTTTATTGTAGGGAGAGCAATTCAAGGGGTGACAGCCGCATATTTAACCCGGATTGCCGGGAAAAGCTTTATTGAATATTTTCGTCATGATCAAGATTGGGGTGATGGGGGAATGACAGAAGTAGTGCAACAACAATTTCAAATTAATCGTCGAGATGAGTTTATCAAAGTTTTTATTCAAGAAGCGATCGCTAAAGTCGTAAAACCATTAACTGATACTTTTGCAGAAAAAGAAGATCATAAGTAA
- a CDS encoding serine/threonine protein kinase translates to MNNQMIGKVLQERYQIVQPLSSGVFGQTFIAMDMYHPEKPRYVVKQLKVNNYQSTSYFDYLRLRFLTETETLKHLGRHPQIPELINCFEENERFYLVQEFIPGESLAAELPSSPQSRGKWSEIDVIKFLEDALSILEFVHSQGFIHCDIKPENLIRRAIDARLVLIDFGSIQPIDFSIETEFFIDQIPVTSLGYIPPEQFIGQTQPNSDLYSLGIIAIQAITGLLPLQLEIDAETNEIIWCDDDTHINDYLVAFLNQMIRYHHQERFQSAHEALWVLKHIEWENNPAEIQIAESQLSYKTNENTYQKSQPLLAGLRLGLLVNSVLLGLGVYSLFNNSQAYSATETLYKAIARYQSGDLQKAINLARSIPLDSNVYPEAQASIEEWQKQWQQEAAHYILAEKALKESRWTDVLSHAPKAPINSYWQSKIQPLVKQAKVNIEAQTQALLAKAYAKAEERDFSTALYYLQQIPEESSAGAMVKQKLAEYNQKRQVRSGYYLYQAHNQASVGDFFGAIKLLERVPKDTHVYAQAKVKLQEYAQKLRLRDQQQELATLKTVPLAEGQHTHTEKNTIQRRVSFQPEDYLQEVNIRN, encoded by the coding sequence ATGAACAACCAGATGATCGGCAAAGTATTACAAGAGCGTTACCAAATTGTTCAACCACTTAGCAGCGGAGTGTTTGGACAAACATTTATCGCTATGGATATGTACCACCCAGAAAAACCTAGATATGTTGTCAAACAACTCAAGGTTAATAACTATCAATCTACCTCTTATTTTGACTACCTCAGATTGCGGTTTTTAACAGAGACTGAAACCCTTAAACATTTAGGTCGTCATCCCCAAATTCCTGAACTGATTAACTGCTTTGAAGAAAATGAACGTTTTTATTTAGTCCAAGAATTTATTCCTGGAGAGTCTTTAGCAGCGGAATTACCAAGTAGCCCCCAAAGTCGAGGTAAGTGGAGTGAAATTGATGTGATCAAGTTTCTAGAAGATGCTCTATCTATTCTGGAATTTGTTCATTCTCAAGGCTTTATTCATTGCGATATTAAACCAGAAAATTTAATTAGACGAGCTATAGATGCCAGATTAGTATTAATTGATTTTGGCTCAATTCAACCAATAGACTTTAGTATTGAAACAGAATTTTTCATAGATCAAATTCCTGTCACATCCTTGGGTTATATTCCTCCAGAACAATTCATTGGACAAACTCAACCCAATAGTGACCTGTATTCCTTGGGAATAATTGCGATTCAAGCTATTACAGGACTTTTACCTCTGCAATTAGAAATTGATGCTGAAACTAATGAAATTATCTGGTGTGATGATGATACACATATTAATGATTATTTAGTTGCTTTCTTAAATCAAATGATCCGTTATCACCATCAGGAACGGTTTCAATCTGCTCATGAAGCACTATGGGTACTTAAGCATATAGAATGGGAAAATAACCCAGCAGAAATACAAATAGCCGAGTCTCAATTATCTTATAAAACTAATGAAAATACATATCAAAAATCACAACCACTACTAGCAGGATTGCGGTTAGGTTTATTGGTTAATTCCGTGCTGCTAGGATTGGGAGTATATTCTTTATTTAATAATTCGCAAGCTTACTCAGCTACAGAAACTTTATATAAAGCCATAGCCAGATATCAATCTGGAGATCTACAAAAAGCGATTAATTTAGCTCGGTCAATCCCGCTTGATAGTAATGTTTATCCAGAAGCTCAAGCCTCAATTGAAGAATGGCAAAAACAATGGCAACAAGAAGCAGCACATTATATTTTAGCTGAAAAAGCTCTCAAAGAAAGTCGGTGGACAGATGTATTATCTCATGCTCCTAAAGCTCCAATTAATTCCTATTGGCAATCAAAAATCCAGCCCCTAGTTAAACAAGCAAAAGTAAATATTGAAGCACAAACACAAGCTTTATTAGCAAAAGCTTATGCAAAAGCCGAAGAGAGAGATTTCTCAACAGCTTTATATTACTTACAACAAATACCAGAAGAAAGCTCCGCTGGTGCTATGGTTAAACAGAAATTAGCTGAATACAATCAAAAACGTCAAGTTAGATCAGGATACTATTTATATCAGGCACACAATCAAGCATCTGTAGGTGACTTTTTTGGAGCTATTAAACTCCTCGAAAGAGTTCCCAAAGATACTCATGTCTATGCACAAGCAAAAGTTAAACTACAAGAATATGCCCAAAAATTGCGTTTACGTGATCAACAACAAGAATTAGCTACACTAAAAACAGTTCCCCTTGCTGAAGGGCAACACACACATACTGAAAAAAACACCATTCAGCGGAGAGTATCTTTTCAACCAGAAGATTATTTACAGGAAGTAAATATTCGTAATTAA
- a CDS encoding sigma-70 family RNA polymerase sigma factor, translating to MTFNEFSSRSDGIDLLYLYHQNPSIQLRNQLVELHKGLVRKIASKFSQKCYEPYEDLEQIGYFGLIRAIERFDPHQGCALSSFAVPYIRGEILHFLRDNSTLLKIPRRCQELYNQGQKIRRELAISLNHPPTEIEIANKLHISLEEWQETKLAAQNRMPLSLDNTTSNYVNSPVTWVDLLPCQHTTALQQQQEEQQQLEGAISMLDDKPRMAVELVFVEQLTRKDAAKKIGATPITVTRYLQQGLQQLITYLQPATIATGS from the coding sequence ATGACATTCAATGAGTTCTCTAGCCGTTCTGATGGTATTGATCTATTATACCTGTATCACCAAAATCCCTCTATTCAGCTACGTAACCAGTTAGTAGAATTACATAAGGGGTTAGTGCGAAAAATCGCCTCTAAATTTAGCCAAAAATGTTATGAACCTTATGAAGATTTGGAGCAAATCGGATATTTTGGCTTAATTAGAGCAATTGAACGTTTTGATCCTCATCAGGGATGCGCTCTTAGTTCCTTTGCTGTACCGTATATTCGTGGTGAAATTCTTCATTTTTTACGCGATAACTCTACTTTATTAAAAATTCCCCGTCGTTGTCAAGAACTTTACAATCAAGGGCAAAAAATTCGCAGAGAATTAGCCATATCTTTAAATCATCCCCCCACAGAAATTGAAATTGCTAACAAGCTGCATATATCCCTGGAAGAGTGGCAAGAAACCAAGTTAGCAGCCCAAAATCGAATGCCTCTGAGTCTAGATAATACAACATCTAATTATGTAAATTCCCCAGTCACCTGGGTTGATTTGCTTCCCTGTCAACATACTACCGCACTTCAGCAACAACAAGAAGAACAACAGCAGCTAGAAGGAGCAATAAGTATGCTAGATGATAAACCTAGAATGGCAGTGGAGTTAGTATTTGTTGAACAATTAACTCGCAAGGATGCTGCTAAGAAGATTGGGGCTACACCAATAACAGTAACACGATATCTGCAACAAGGTCTGCAACAGTTGATTACTTATTTACAACCAGCTACTATTGCTACTGGATCTTGA